In Saccopteryx bilineata isolate mSacBil1 chromosome X, mSacBil1_pri_phased_curated, whole genome shotgun sequence, the genomic window tatgtatatatatgggcTGGTGCAGAGTGAACTCTCTAACTTCTAAAATAAGATTCATATTTTAAGTAAACTCTAGGTAACTCAGTCAGTTTCAGGTACTTCTCTAATTAAGTAGTTCAAATAATGGTAAAGAGGACATCTATGAACCAGCTATTTGTTTAAAAGAATTCCACAGAATCCCCTACATTCTGCAACAAGCAGTATTCATAGGACAGGTTAAAACTACCCTATGGTCTATGCTTTTAAAGCCACATTGCACTGCCCTGACACGTAGGGTTTTTGCATGACACCAAAGTTGTCATTTGCTGGATCTTTTGGTCCTCCCTGGGTCTCAAAATTCTATTCTAGCATTAACTTTTCCTGTGCCAGTGAGGGCTTATTTATTACAAGGTAGAGATTTAAAGAAGCCACCCAGATATTTTTGGGAAGCAACCCATACCCAAAACATCAATAATAAAAGTCAAGTCAACTTCCTATGTTTCAAAGCACCACATCTAAAAGGTCAAGGATGTAAAAAGtgaccttttgcattttaaaacactACACAGTGTGCAGTAATTGTTTTCAAGACATCATCCTAAAATATAGATCATTTCAAACAATagttaaaatagataaaaagttttaaaaagtgtttattcagaGTTTAGTGAACACTCATATATTTGTTCATTACAAATCTATGTTACTCTACATTTTAATTTGGATACCTATGTATAAAAGTAAGCTAAAATGTAGGAGTACATGTGATCTAATCTATATTCTTATCCTTATGTAATATGTagctatataaaatataaacctaTGCTCAAGTGATTTGTAAAAGGATTGTtacttataataattttaaagtagaaagcATATGCCTGGAGCCTGAACATTCCGGTACCAGCCAGTTGCAGTATACCTCATGTAGAAGTACAGTGTCTGATAGCATGATGTCTTCTAAATAATGCAGCAAGTTAATGGGCTGGCCTTGCTTGAAGAGGGAAGCTTGATGAAAACGGACATAAAACCTATTCTAAAAAACCTCCAGCATTTGTCAAGGAGAAATCTGAACCCCCAAATTATTATTCACAATTTGTTATTAATTATAGTTTGAGGCAAATTCTCAGTTACTTCTAGGTTATGGATGTCTGCCCAGTGACATCTTGTATTGATAGACCAGAAAGGAGGGGTTAGGGGGGATCCTGACAGTCACTGGAGGATAAAACTTATAGTTATCTTTGGTTTCTTGTTCTAAATTAATGAGAAAAGAttacattaagagaaaaaaaaaccttattttactaaaatcattaaaaatcatTCAAGGGGACCTCAAACCCAATAGCCATGTTGATAACACACATTCCGTTCTCATATTCAAGACACAAAGGTCTCCATTTCTCTAAGGGAACTGCTTTTTCGGCAAgacacactctctctcttgcCTTGGAGCCAAGTAATTGGAACCCTAAACACACGGCGGAGCTTCTGTTGGAATCGGTTtccaacaaaacaatacagaaaggGATTAACGCAGCTGTTAGTGAATCCCAGGAGGATGGCAAAAGGAAGTGCCAGGTCAATGACTGCTATAACTTCACAGCTATTAATGACACCCATCCAGGCCAGAGCATCCAGGAAGGTCAGAACATGGAAGGGGAGCCAACAAATAATGAACGCCAGAACAACAGCAGCTGCCATCTTCAGGACTTGGTCACGAGTTATTCTGTTCTTCCCATAGCTATTGGTCTTCAGTAAGTGCTTTCTGATTCCGAAATAGCATGTTGCTATGAATATTAAAGGGATAATAAAACCAAGGATATTTTTCATTAAGGCAATCCCAGCTGACCATTGGGCATATTTCTCAGGTGGGAAAGCCATAATGCAAGCATTCACTCCCAAATATTCAATGGTTCTGACATCTCGAAAATAAAACGTTGGCAATGAGGACAGGCAGGCCATACACCAAACAAGGGGAACTATATAAGATGCTTGCCAGGGGTTTCTTCTTTGAGACAAAAAGGGATAGATGACAGATTGGTACCTATCAACACTCATGCAGGTGATAAAAAAAATGCTTGCAAACATGTTCAGAGTCAGGAAAGAACCAAACACTTTGCACATCACAGGTCCAAAAATCCAATCATAtctataagaataataggttGCCCAGAGAGGAAGAGTAGCCAAGAGCAGTAAGTCGGCCACAGCCAGGTTGAAGATGTAAATGCTGGAAACCTTTTTAGGACCCTTCTGACAACAAAACAGTGTAACCACAATAGTATTGACAAGAAATCCAATCACAAAAATAATGTAGTAGAGAACAGGAATTGCATCTAAATGCTTATCTGATGGCTTATGTGAACAGTTAAAGGTAGACACATTGCCAGCGCTGCTCCAAAGTCCGAAGTAAAGACTGCTGGTGATGTTTTTGTTGATGGCGGCGAAGGTGACGTTGCCTTTCATATTGGAAGTTTTACTGCCTtctgtgaaaataaaaagaaactctcaGAACTCATACAGAGTTTAGACATCACTGAGTTGTTAGCATTTTGAAAGTTTGTTGAAAGCAAAAAGGTGGGTGATTACAGACAACATTAGAAAACAGAACCATGACTTATAAAATAAGAATGGATtttacttcaaaaagaaaaaagaaaagaatttgctcAGTATTACCAAGAAGCTAAGACATTACAGCCTCAGGGACTGAAAATTCAGAACAAAACTATATTTTGCACATcctttttatcatattttcaaaaggtttaaagaaaattaatattccaAGAGGCTAGCCAAGATAGGAAATGTgtggaacaaacaagaaagaaccAAGAAGTAAGAAAagttaatatttcaaaaacaCTTGAGCACATATCTCAATCTGTGTACTTTCTAGAAACCTCACTGCTGCCTGCTATTGCATAGAAAAAATGTCTTATTCGAGTAACTAATTATGTATAAATCATTACAGCTATGGAAAATATAAGTACCATAAGCTATGGAAAAAGATAACTAAGTGCACAAAAGATTGAAAGAGAATATGCCAAAGAAACATATTGGAATGGGGGGTGATGGTTGGTtatactaattaaaaaataattcatttagttCTACTTTTCCATTGTTTtcacaataataatataaataagcaGAAGGTATGGAATGTATGCATATTTCTAGAAATCCcctcttcacattttttgtaGAGAATGAGTTAGatatagatattaaaatttaatcaatttttaaaaattcattttatttttcaataaggaATAGAAAAAACCTAGCCAAATCCGACTTAGGGTCAAGTAGAGGAAGTTTTGATTGCTCAATGAAATAAGAATTGAACATCAAAGATTaatcatatataattatatcatttttCCTTTGGTATCTTTTCAGTTTAACACGACTAAGTAATATTGCTACATGGTTCTCAAATGTTATAATCAATGTTTCAGGTTTTGTGAtgctagatttttatttttttagtagcaacattattttaaaacaaaagaaaattagctCAAGATAACACAGTAAGGGAAAGACTGTTACTTTACATTACATAGTTTgaaaatacatgtaaataaaCTATGAAAAATGTAATCACCAAAGACTCTCTTAATAAacagcaaagttatcatttttaCCTAAAGCTCATTCTCTCATCATCTTGACCCAATAAATTAACATGAGAGACTCTAAAATAAACCCACTTGAAGACTTACTGGTTGTTGGAGTTTAAAAGTTAGTTCTCATAAATCAGCTTGCCTAGTTCCTGAGTGCACCCCTGTAAGAGAAACAGCAGTTAAACAATTTAAGAGTTTTGCAAATACAGTGTTAAAACACAGGGAAAAAGTCAAGTTCatccataaaaaatattttcacttaatgTATGTTCTACTTTTCAAATACAGTATACATAAATTGTGCAGACCTACCTTAAGAATTCAGGCTGGAGAATGCTTTTAATTCTGTGCTTATTCGTTCCCTTAGACTCGGGGACGTAATACCACCAGATCTCTGGTTTCCTTCTTATATGTTCGGTCTGTCCACTGGGAGCCTTCAACCTACATAATTCTAGGGCTGACTTATGAACACTTGCCAGCTTtccagagggttttttttttttttggctgcaaaACATTAATCTGAAATTCTCACTGTCTCCAATCATAACAGCTCATTCAAATAAatctcaaacaaaaaaatgaagtttcCACAAATGTGTTAGAGAATTTTGAAGTCGGTGACTTACTTGAAAAGGAGAATATAATTATTTGcagaattttctctttttccctgatACTTGCATTCTAAAATGCATTAAGGAGGGAAGACTAGGGAATGTATTCTAGTAACAGAGTCTTTGTCTCCCAATGTCTTTTGCAAccttcattactttttaaaatgtttaccccCTGCTTATTAAAGAACAGTAGCAACTTGACTTAAGGTCTACAATTTCTAAAATTTCTCCCTTGCTTGAAGCCATTTCTGTAGGCTTGTTGTTAGAGGGGATGTGATAAGAAGGATATAATTTTCATGTCTTAGAGAAGAGGTATTAACATTCAGAGCCCCCTTTCAAATGTCTCTGGCATATTTGAGGTTTAAATACAAAGCACAGAAGGTGAAGAAGGAGTAGACAGCTATTGCAGCCTAGATtgcattgttttttcttcttgtggGGGTGGAGGTGATCAACCTTACGCAATCAGTCCAATAGAAGCAATagtgacaaaagaaagaaataaagagaaagtgaTGGTAGTGATAATACTAGATAACATTATATgctatgtgccaaacactgtgcTAGATACTTTATACTCAATAATTTAATAGAGAAGCAATCTAACtggtatgtataatatatactagtatatattataatatgtgtAATAATACTGGTATGTAAATTGCCTCTGGGATCCAACTGCCTGGCTTCACAAGCTCACTGCTTCATGACCTTGGCCACATTATGTTTCTTCTTTGtgtctcagctttctcatctgagAAATGGGATGATGTTAATTACCTACATCAAGGAGTTAGgaaaattaaatgagctaatgtaTTTAAAGTGCTTAAAAGAGTGTCTAGCACATGGTAAGTGTAATAAGCTATTGATACTAACTCTATTTTACAAATCTGGAAACTAGGGCTCACAGAGTTTAACTTTTATATGGTCACATAGCTATTAAATGAGGACATCTGAATTTAAAGCAAAGCTATCTAATGTCAGAGGCCATGTTCTTAACTTTCACACTACAGCAGAGAGCACAAACAGGTCTTTTAAACTCACCTATTGTCCAGGAAAAAGGAAAGCCTGCAACATTTACAAAAAGTCACTGCTGACCATtcataaattgttataaaagcacTAAAGTAGGGAGAAAGAATTGGAAGGATTGTTCTGTGGAagatatttttcttaactttatttCCAAAACGGAGACCACTGGTAGATAAATGTGTGACTAGATAGTTTATGACTGTGAGTACAGAAAACCAGAGAACCCGAGACACTTCAATGAGTATAAGGATTTCAGTTCTTTCTGTGGATCACATTTTTCTGGTAGCTGTCAAAGTGAATCTACACATATTGGCAAGGCtggaggtagaggaggggagGCCCTGAGGAAGTATCTAAAGGCTTAAGAACTATGCTCAGCAGAAGGAGAGCAACAAAGAAGAGAGGTTAGCTGccaaaagacaaaattacaaatGACACGAGACAAAATGGATGCTTTTGACATTTCTGTTTCTCCATTAATGCTGAAGTCCATCCTGTAGCACGCAGGCAGATGGAACTAGTGAGAAGCAGTCACCATTGCCTGAAAAATACAATAGCTTCAAAGGTTTGAAGCACAGCATTTTAGTGTTTCTTTTTGTGGACTGAGTTTGaatattgagaaaatgctcctaaTATGCATacacagcatgttattaaacctcaaaaaaaattttttcttgtgcTCTTGACAAATGCAGGTATAGGCTCTGTCCAAATGATAGAAAACTGATGCTTGGGAAAAGAATGGGGACTTATGGTTATGGGCAGAAGAGTTGAAATTGGAACTGGTTTCACTCTTTTTCTAAGCCTGGTTTCTCCCTCCATTTCAAATGTTTGTTTTTGCCATGTACAAGGAAATTTTCTAGGCCAGAGCCTCCTGAGTGGTCACCATGGGTCAGATTCCCACCCTGCTCTATTTCTAGCCCCCTCTCATGCCCCTTGCAAAGAAACAGTCAGGAGGTGAGCTATAAACTTGTGAGAACAGACTGCAGGCTCGCCTCTGGGAGACCTAGCCTTGAACACCCCCGAGGAACAGAGGACCTTGTCTAGGGCTTTTGTCCTCCATTATAGTAACTTGTGACGTAAAGGAATTTTAAAGAGGCACACATTTATTTCCCAGAAGATTAAAAAAAGCTTTTACTCTGTTTCTTCATCATTTTGGggagtaaaaaaaattttcacaagtcaaagaaaattttgGTAACTTCAGGGAactaaaaaaacaagtaaaaaacaaataaacaggaaTAACAATAATATTGACACCATTTGAAGCAAGAAATACAGCATATTATTGATTCAGCAAAGAACTCTAAGCCAACAACATAAATACACTTGAGAGTCAAATAAATGTCAGTCATGGGAAGCagtgcaacagaaaaaaaaattcactctctTGGGGGCAGGGAATAATTTTTCTGCTAGAAGATTGACTTTAAAAGCCTC contains:
- the AGTR2 gene encoding type-2 angiotensin II receptor codes for the protein MKGNVTFAAINKNITSSLYFGLWSSAGNVSTFNCSHKPSDKHLDAIPVLYYIIFVIGFLVNTIVVTLFCCQKGPKKVSSIYIFNLAVADLLLLATLPLWATYYSYRYDWIFGPVMCKVFGSFLTLNMFASIFFITCMSVDRYQSVIYPFLSQRRNPWQASYIVPLVWCMACLSSLPTFYFRDVRTIEYLGVNACIMAFPPEKYAQWSAGIALMKNILGFIIPLIFIATCYFGIRKHLLKTNSYGKNRITRDQVLKMAAAVVLAFIICWLPFHVLTFLDALAWMGVINSCEVIAVIDLALPFAILLGFTNSCVNPFLYCFVGNRFQQKLRRVFRVPITWLQGKRESVSCRKSSSLREMETFVS